The sequence CGCGCCAGGCAGGCGCCGCTGGAGGGACGGTGCGCGCCGGGAAGGGGCAGGCACCTGGCTGGAGAACCTCAGGAGAGGGGGTGGTTGGCGGCGCGATACTGCTGCGGCGACTGCCCGGTCCAGCGCCGGAAGGCCCGGGTGAAGGAACCCGACTCGGAGTAGCCCACCAGCAAGGAAATCTCCGTCATGGAGTACTCCGAATCCTTCATGTAGGCGAGCGCCAGCTCCCGGCGTACATCTTCCACCAACGACGAGAACTCTATCCCGTGCTCCTTGAGGCGTCGCTGCAGTGTCCGCCGGCTGACGCCAAGCTGCTCGCAGATGTCGACCAGGGAGGGCACGCCGCTGCTCATGTCGGCGGCAATCATGCGGGTGATCTGCAGCAGCAGCTCATCCGGTATGTAGCGTTCGTGGCGTTCCTTTTCGAGGTAGGGCTCCAGAGCCTTGTACAGGCGCTCGTTGCCATGGGGCACCGGCAGGTTCAGTGTCTCGATGGGCAGGTAGATCCGATTGGTGGGCTGATTGAAGTACAGCGGGCACTGGAAGATGCGCTTGTGCTCCGACACGTCGGCCGGCCGGTCATGCTCGAAGTCGACGCGCGACGGCCGTATCGGGCTGTTGGTGATCAGGTTGAGCTGTCGGAAAGCCGAGGCAATGGCGAACTCGGAGTCCTGCCTTCGGTGAATGACGGTCGGGTCGGTCACCTGGTAGTCGACGTAGACGTAGCGGGCGTCCGTCTCGTAGGTGAAGCTCGACTCCTGGGCAAACACCACGATGAACTGGTGAAGCGTCTTCAGGACCTTTTCGACACTGGTTGCGCAGTGCAGGGCATGCCCGAGCGCGCCGAAATCATCCGCTTCGGTCTGGTTGCCGAGCACGAGCCCGATATTGGGGTTCGTCTTTCCGGCGGCCTCCCAGAGCGCCACGTACTGCTCGCCGGGAATCTCCACGTCCGCTCTTTCAAGTATCCGGGTGTCCAGTCCGACCGCGGCCAGATGTGGCGCGAAGACTTCGCTGAAGCGACGAAAGAAGTTCTCGGAGAGGACCGTACGCGCTGATCTCATGTGTTCCACAGCCTGTCTGTTTGTGTTGCCGCCGATCCCTCGTTGCCGGGCATGGGCAGCCGGCGCGGATCATCCACTGCCCGTTGCCCAAGGGCAATGAGTGGTGGTGGTGCCGGTGCCCCTTTTGTAGCCTCCCTGAAACCCATGGCACCGAATGCCAAACGGGCTGGCGCGAGCGGGCAATCCTTGGCGCCGGCCTTCCAATAATTTTGTGCCCAAGGTGAGCCTGAAGATTTTGGCCAGGTCGTGATGACTGGCCTCGTTTTCCCAGCGCAAGCAGGTCGCCCACCCGAACAAGAACAAGATTAGCGGGGCCGGTTCCATGACCGCAACGACACCCACTACCGACACGATGCCGGTATTCACGCAGCACGTCCCTTCCATGCCTCGGGCCTCGCCCTCTCGCTGACCCTTAGTGTTCGCGGAGTGCCGCGTTCCTGAAAGACCACAACAAAAACCTCAGGAGAAACCGATGAGATTCTTCCCGCGTTCCTTGCTGGGCGGCGCACTGTGCGCGCTGTTCGGCGCCACCGGCCTGCAGGCCGCCCCCTCGGTCGACGCCAGCCGTCTCGGCCGCGACCTCACCCCCATCGGCGCCGAAAAGGCCGGCAACGCCGATGGCAGCATTCCCGCCTGGGACGGTGGCCTGACCCGGGCGCCCGCCGGTTGGACACCGGGGCACGGCGACCCTTTCGCCGCCGATAAACCGCTGTATTCCATCGATGCCGGCAATCTCGCCCAGTACCAGGCGCAGGTACCGGAAGGGCAGGCGGCGCTGATCAAGGCCTATCCGGGTTATCGCCTGGATGTCTACCCGACTCACCGCAGTTGTGCGGTACCCGCCGAGGTGGCCGAGCGCACCCGCGCCAACGCCGGGCAGAGCCGTATCGGCGCCGATGGTTGGCGCCTGGAGCAGGCCGTGGGGGCGGCGGTGCCGTTCCCCATGCCGCAGAACGGCGTGGAGGTGCTGTGGAACTTCAAGCTGCGCTACATGGCCAAGGCGCGTCGGGCGCAGATCGCGCTGCTGATGCGGGAAAAGGGCGGCGACCTGTTCGAGGTCAAGCAGTGGGCCACCGAGTACTACCCCTACAACGACCCGGCGGTGAAGTCACCGGCGGACACCGACGGCATCGAGGCCAAGCTGCTCTACGACGTACTCTCGCCGTCGTCCCGCGCGGGCGAGATGTACCTGTTGCACAGCCTGCTGGACCGCCCCCAGGACGCCTGGATCTACTTCCCGGGGCAACGCCGGGTGCGCCGCGCACCATCCTTCGCCTACGACAACCCGGTTGCCGGCAGCGACAGCCTGTACTTCGTCGACCAGATCAACATGTTCACCGGTGCCCTGGACCGCTACGACTTCAAGCTGATCGGCAAGAAGGAAATGGTGGTGCCCTACAACTCCTACAAGCTGGTGGACAAGGCCAACAAGTACGAGGACCTGATGGGCCCGGACTACCTGAACCGCGACGTGCAGCGTTACGAGAAGCACCGCGTCTGGGTGGTCGAGGCGAGCGTCAAGGCTGACAAGCGCCACTCGTTCGCCAAGCGGGTGATGTACTTCGACGAAGACAGCTGGGGCCTCCTGCACGTGGACATCTTCGACGCCAAGGGCAATCTCTGGCGGGTCCAGGAAGGCAGCCAGTGGGCCGATCCCGGCATCCAGGCCTGCACCAGCTTCGAGTACGTCAGCTACGACCTGGTGGCGCGACGCTACCTGGCCGACGGCTTCACCCAGGAAGGCGAGGTCCTCGACCTGACCGCGGGCCTGGAAGGGCGCGTCACCGACAGCCTGTTCAACCCCAGCGAACTGCGCCGTCGCGGCGAGCGTTGATCGGACCGGAGAACCTCTCGATGAAGTACCGCAAGCAATGTGCGGCTCCGGCCGCGCAGGGAACGCCGTGTGCCCGCAATCTGCTCACCCTGGCCATGCTGGCAGCCTCCGGCGTGCTCTGGTCGCAGCCGGGCCAGGCGTTCACCTTCGGCTCCGAGGATGGCCTGTCGGGCAGTTTCGACTCGACGCTTTCCTATGGTTTCGCCACGCGCCTGGAATCCCCGGATTGCCGCCTGCTGGGCGGCGACAACGGCGGTTGCAACAACGGCACCAGCAACGAACTGGGCCGCTACTACAACCTCGGCCGGGGCAACGGCTACGCCAACGCCGACATCAACTACAGCAACGCCGACGACGGCAACCTGAACTACCACAAGCACGACGTGTTCTCCCACGTGATCAAGGGCACCCACGAGCTGAGCCTGAAGTTCGGCGACGGCTGGAGCGCACTGGGCCGGGTCGCCTGGGCCAAGGACTTCAAGATGGACAACACGCGGCGCACCGAGCTGGATGACCAGGCCAGACGCGACGCCACCGAGCGCTTCGACCTGCTGGACCTGTGGGTGGCGAAAAGCTTCGACATCGGCGACATGCCGGCCAAGGTCAAGGTCGGCAACCAGGTGATCAGCTGGGGCGAGGAGATCTTCGTCACCGGCGGCATCAACCAGATCAACGCCCTCAGCCTGCCCAAGTACCACACCCCGGGCACCCAGCTGAAAGAGGTGTTCATCCCCGCGCCCATGGCGTCCTTCAGCGTGGGCCTCACCGACACCCTGAGCATGGAGGGTTACTACCAGTTCAGATGGAACGCCTATGGCCTGGATCCGGTGGGCACCTACTTCTCCACCGCCGACATCGTGGGGGAGGGGCGGCGTCCCATCTATTACCCCACCGACTATGTGGACGGCCTCCTCGGCGCGGGGACCTGTGCCGCCGTTACGCCAACCGGTCACTGCGGCGATCCGCTGGTGAGCGGCCTGGACGATGCGACGCTGGTGGCCCTGGGGCTGGCCGTTCCCTACGGCGGCGAGCGTGAGGCGAAGAACAGCGGCCAGTACGGCCTGGCGCTGCGCTGGACCGCAGAGAGCATCGAGACCGAGTTCGGCTTCTACTACCAGCGCTACCACGACAAGCTGCCCTTCGTCGGCTACACGGCGCTGACCGATCCGGACAACCTGGTGGTGGACAATTTCTTCATCAACTACGGCGAAGACAAGGACCTGTTCGGCCTGTCCATGAACACCATGGTCGGTCCGGTGGCGGTGGCCGGCGAGCTGTCCTATCGACCCGACGACAGTGTCGGCGTCGACCCGACGGTGCCCTTCGGCCGGGCCTTCAGCGGCGGCTTCAATCCTAACAGCGTGTTCGATACCGGGGTCCACCGGGGCTTCGTCGAGGAGGAGAAGTGGCAGGCCAACGTCAACGCCATCTACAGCTTCTCGGCCAACGATCCGCTGGGCTTCATTCCCAGCAGCCTGGGCGCCTCCGACGGCTTCATCCTGGCCGAGGCGGTGGTCACCCGCTATCCGGGGCTGGATACCTCCGGCAAGACGCCGTACTTCCTGCCGGACTACTCGCTGCCGGACAAGACCAGCTGGGGTTATGTGGCCGAGATCGGCATCAACTACCCGGACCTGTTCGGCAGCGGCATCACCGTGACACCGCAGCTGGACTTCAGCCACGACGTCAACGGCACCACGCCTAACGCCATGCCCTTCGTCGAGGGGCGCAAGTCGCTCACCACCTCCGTGCTGTTCAACTACCGCGACCGCTGGAAGGGCAACCTGCAGTGGGTGCAGTACTGGGGTGGCGGTGGCAACAACCTGATGGCCGACCGCGACTTCCTCGCCGGCAGCCTTTCCTACTCGTTCTGACCCAGCGGTGGCCACGGGGCGCGTCGGCCGGAGTCAATCCGGCCCGGCGCGCCGCCGGGGCCTGCGTTGAATCGAGGCATTCCATGTTGGCTTCACTCGTATGGGCGCTCGAGCGCTTCTTCTTCCGCCAGCGTCTGGCAACCCTGGGCGTGCTGGCCGTCGTCACCCTGGTCATGGGGCTGTTCGCCCTGCGCCTGGAAATGTCGGCCGGCTTCGACAAGCAGCTGCCGCAGCAGCACGCCTTCATCAAGACCTTCAATCAGTACCGCGACGTCCTGTTCGGCGCCAACCGCATCATCGTGGTGCTGCACGCCAGGCAAGGCGACATCTGGAACAAGGAGGCGCTGACGCGCCTGCATGACCTCACCCAGGCGCTGTTCTTCATGCCGGGGATCGACCGGCGCAGCGTCACCTCGCTCTGGACGCCCAACACCCGTGCGGTGCAGATCACCGAGGAGGGCATGAAGGCCGAGGACGTGGTGGGTGGCGATGTCACCGTCGGCACCCTCGATGACCGGGCCATCGCCGGTATCCGCGAGCGCACCCTCGTCGGCGGTTTCGTCGGCAGCCTGGTGGCCAACGACCATTCGGGCGCCATGGTCATGGCCGAACTGGCGGACCCCGACCCGCAGACCGGCAAGCGCCTGAACTACCTCGCCTTCAGCCAGCAACTGGAAGATGAACTGCGCGCCCGCTTCGCCGATGGCGATTACGAGGTGCAGATCATCGGCTTCGCCAAGCAGATGGGCGATATCGGCGCGGGCGCCAGTAGCGTCGTCGGCTTCTTCTTCCTGGCCTTCGTGCTCACCGCGCTGGCGGTCTATTGGTACACCCGCTCCTGGGTGCTGACCTTCCTGCCGTTGTTCTGCTCGCTGGTGTCGGTGGTCTGGCAGTTCGGCACCCTGACCCTGCTGGGATACGGACTCGACCCGCTGGCGATCCTGGTGCCTTTCCTGGTGTTCGCCATCGGCGTGTCCCACGGGGTGCAACAGGTCAACTTCATTTCCCGGGAGGTCTGCGCCGGCGCCGATGGCATGACCGCCGCCCGCCGCAGCTTCGGCGGCCTGCTGATTCCCGGCACCCTGGCGCTGATCACCGCCTTCGTCGGCTTCGCCACCCTGGCCCTGGTGCCCATCCCGATGATCCGCGAACTGGCCATCACCGCCTCGGTGGGCGTGGCCTACAAGATCGTCACCAACCTCATCATGCTGCCGCTGCTGGCCAGCTACTTCCGCTTCGACGCCGCCTACGTGGCGCGGGTGGAGCGCCTGCGTCGCTGGCGTGACGGCGCCATGGTTCGCCTCGGGCGCATCGCCGAGCCACGCAATGCGGCCATCGGCAGCCTGTTGTGCCTGGGGCTGATGGTCCTGGCGGTGTGGCAGAGCCAGGGCCGCCATGTCGGCCACGTGCTGCCCGGCGCGCCGGAGCTGCGTGCGGACTCGCGCTACAACCAGGATGTGGAAAGCGTGGTCAGCCATTTCGCCCTCGGCCTGGATCTCTTCACCGTGGCGGTGGAAACCCCCGAAGGCGGTTGCTACCGCCACGACGTGATGACCTACGTGGACCGCCTCACCTGGTATCTGGGCAACGTCCCCGGCGTGCTCTCAGCCCAGTCGCTGCCGGCCCTGACCAAGCTGTCCGCCTCCGGCGTCAACGAGGGCAACCCGAAATGGGCCGCGCTGCCGCTGGACGAGCTCTCCCTGGGTGAAGCGGTGCGCCAGGTCCCCGAGGCCCTGCGCCTGTACAACGAGGACTGCACCCTGCTGCCGATCAACCTGTACCTGGCCGACCACAAGGCCAGCACCCTGAAGGAGGTGGTGCAGGCGGTGCAGCGCTATCGCGCCGAGCATTCCCTGGACGGCGTGACGGTGCGCCTGGCCAGCGGCAACGCCGGCGTGCAGGCGGCCACCAACGAAGTGGTGGAGACCTCCGAGCTGCCGATGATGCTCTACGTCTACCTGACCATCGTGCTGCTGGTGTTCCTCGTCTATCGCGACTGGCGGGCCATGGTCGCCTGCTGCCTGCCGCTGACCCTGGCCACCTTCCTCGGCTACTGGTTCATGAAGGCGCTGGATATCGGCCTGACCGTCGCCACCCTGCCGGTGATGGTGCTCGCGGTGGGCATAGGCGTGGATTACGCCTTCTACATCTACAACCGCCTGCAGATGCACCTGGCGCAAGGGCAGGACATCGTCAGCGCCTTCAAGCAGGGCCTGCGGGAAGTCGGCGTGGCCACGGTGTTCACCGCGCTCACCCTGTCGGTCGGCGTCGCCACCTGGTCCTTCTCGGCGCTGAAGTTCCAGGCCGACATGGGCCTGCTGCTCACCTTCATGTTCATGGTCAACATGATCATGGCCATCACCCTGCTGCCGGCTATCGCCGTGATGCTGGACACCCTGATTCCACGACGGGGGCCGGTACGCGCGCCCCTGCTCGCGCATTGAGAAGGAGGACCGTCGATGTCCGCGATTGAATCCCTGCGCCCGCTGTTAGTGGCGCTGATCCTGGCCGGTGCAGGCAGCGTGCAGGCCGAGGCGGGCGGCGCGTCGGCCATGCCCCTGGCCGCGCCGCAGTTCGCCCCGTTGGTAGCCGTGGCCCGCGCCGGCGAGCGCCTGGCCGCGGTGGGCGACCACGGCGTGGTGGTGCTCTCCGAGGATGGCGACACCTGGCGCCAGGCCCGCGCCGTGCCGGTGGACGGCCTGCTCACCGCCGTCAGCTTCGCCGATGCCGGGCACGGCTGGGCCGTAGGCCATGGCGGCCTGTTGCTGCGCAGCGAAGACGGCGGCGAGACCTGGGCCCGCCAAGCGGACCTGGAAGGCCAGCCCGTGTTGCTGTCGGTGTGGTTCGAGAATGCCCGCCACGGCATCGTCACCGGCGCCTACGGCTATGCCGCGCAAACCCGCGATGGCGGGAACAGCTGGCAGCGCCTGAACCTGGGCGCCGAGGGCGACGATTACCACCTCAACCAGGTCTTCCCCGGCCCCAAGGGCAGCCTCTTCATCGCCGGCGAGGCGGGCAATGCCTACCGCTCGAAGGATGGCGGCTCGACCTGGGAAACCCTGGATACCCGGGCCAGTGGCTCGCTGTGGACGGGGCTCGGGTTGCGTGACGGTCGCGTGTTGCTGGCGGGCATGAGCGGCCGCGTGTTGCTGAGCGACGACCAGGGCGACACCTGGCGCGAACTGGACAGCGGCGCCCACGAGGCCGTCACGGCCCTGGCCGAGTTGCCCGATGGGCGCGTGGCGCTGGTGGGCAACGGTGGACTGGTGGGCGTTTCGGACCGGGGGGTAGGGCGCTTCACCGCGACGATCCGCGACGACCGCCTGAACCTGGCCGCGCTGGCGCCCCGGGCCAACGGTGAGCTGCTGCTGTTCGGGCCCGCGGGCGTGCTGCCACGGCCCTGACGCCAGATGACAAACGGGGTGACGCGGCCCGCCAAGCCGGCGCCACGCCCCTGTCCCTAGACTGCAGGCTCGGCGCGACCCGCCGGGCCCTCGATTGACGCCATCGGAATGACCCCATGCTGAAGCCTTCATTGCGAAACCTGCTGTGCGGCCTGTCGCTTGCAGCCCTGGCGCTTCCCGCCGTGGCCACCTTCCAACCGGAGCAGGCCCATGTGGAAACGCTGGGGGACCACAAGGGCCAGGGCTGGTTCTGGATCTGGGGCAGCAACGCCCCCAACATGGTGGATGGCCGCGCCTACCTGTTCGACGACGACGGCCGCAACCTCGGCCAGTTGAACACCGGTATCTGGTCCAACGGCCTGGTCTTCTCCCGCACCCGCGACGAGCTCTACGCCGCCGAGATCCATTTCAGCCGTGGTGTGCGTGGCACCCGCTCGGACCTGGTGACGGTCTACGACGCCCGCACCCTGAGCCCGAAGCAGGAGATCGCCATTCCCGCCAAGCGGATGACGGCGCTGATCTCCACCGGGCTGAGTGTCCTCTCGGACGACGAGCGCTTCCTGCTGGTGCTCAACTTCACCCCGGCCCAGTCCATTTCCATCGTCGACCTGGAATCCCGGCGCTTCGTTGGCGAAGTGCCGACACCGGGCTGCGCCTCCATCTATCCGGCCGGCCCGCGCGATTTCTACGCCATCTGCGGTAATGGCGGCTTCTTCCACCTCGGCCTCGACGACGCCGGGCAGGTACGCGTGCAATCGCGCACCGCGCCGGCGTTCGATCCGCTGAAGGACCTGATCCTCACCACCGGCGTGCGCCATGGCGACACCTGGTACTTCGTCTCCCAGCAGAACCACGCCTACGGCATCCGCATGACGCCCGACGGCATCGAGACCACGCGGCAGTGGTCCCTGGTCAGCGACGAGGAGCGCGCCGATGGCTGGGGCGTGGCCGGCAACCATGGCACGGCGTTGCACGAACGCAGCGGGCGCCTGTTCGTGCTGATGCACCAGGACAAGCCGGAGAACTACCAGAAGCCGGGCACCGAGGTCTGGGTCTACGACGTCGCCACGCAACGGCGCCTGGCGCGGGTCGAACTGGAGGAGCAGAGCACCGCCATCGGCGTCAGCCAGGGCGAGCGGCCGCGCTTGTACAGCCTCGATTGGCTGGTGCCCATGCCCAGCCTGTTCACCGCCTGGATCTACCTGACCGAGGGCGAGGCCGGCCTGGGGCCGCTGCTGCGCCAGGGCATCAACCTCTACGACGCCGACAGCGGCGAGCACCTGCGCAGCATCGGCGATATCCCCCTGGGCTTCATGAACCTGGTGGCGCCATGGTGATCGCGGCC is a genomic window of Pseudomonas resinovorans NBRC 106553 containing:
- a CDS encoding AraC family transcriptional regulator, whose protein sequence is MRSARTVLSENFFRRFSEVFAPHLAAVGLDTRILERADVEIPGEQYVALWEAAGKTNPNIGLVLGNQTEADDFGALGHALHCATSVEKVLKTLHQFIVVFAQESSFTYETDARYVYVDYQVTDPTVIHRRQDSEFAIASAFRQLNLITNSPIRPSRVDFEHDRPADVSEHKRIFQCPLYFNQPTNRIYLPIETLNLPVPHGNERLYKALEPYLEKERHERYIPDELLLQITRMIAADMSSGVPSLVDICEQLGVSRRTLQRRLKEHGIEFSSLVEDVRRELALAYMKDSEYSMTEISLLVGYSESGSFTRAFRRWTGQSPQQYRAANHPLS
- a CDS encoding DUF1329 domain-containing protein — encoded protein: MRFFPRSLLGGALCALFGATGLQAAPSVDASRLGRDLTPIGAEKAGNADGSIPAWDGGLTRAPAGWTPGHGDPFAADKPLYSIDAGNLAQYQAQVPEGQAALIKAYPGYRLDVYPTHRSCAVPAEVAERTRANAGQSRIGADGWRLEQAVGAAVPFPMPQNGVEVLWNFKLRYMAKARRAQIALLMREKGGDLFEVKQWATEYYPYNDPAVKSPADTDGIEAKLLYDVLSPSSRAGEMYLLHSLLDRPQDAWIYFPGQRRVRRAPSFAYDNPVAGSDSLYFVDQINMFTGALDRYDFKLIGKKEMVVPYNSYKLVDKANKYEDLMGPDYLNRDVQRYEKHRVWVVEASVKADKRHSFAKRVMYFDEDSWGLLHVDIFDAKGNLWRVQEGSQWADPGIQACTSFEYVSYDLVARRYLADGFTQEGEVLDLTAGLEGRVTDSLFNPSELRRRGER
- a CDS encoding DUF1302 domain-containing protein, translated to MKYRKQCAAPAAQGTPCARNLLTLAMLAASGVLWSQPGQAFTFGSEDGLSGSFDSTLSYGFATRLESPDCRLLGGDNGGCNNGTSNELGRYYNLGRGNGYANADINYSNADDGNLNYHKHDVFSHVIKGTHELSLKFGDGWSALGRVAWAKDFKMDNTRRTELDDQARRDATERFDLLDLWVAKSFDIGDMPAKVKVGNQVISWGEEIFVTGGINQINALSLPKYHTPGTQLKEVFIPAPMASFSVGLTDTLSMEGYYQFRWNAYGLDPVGTYFSTADIVGEGRRPIYYPTDYVDGLLGAGTCAAVTPTGHCGDPLVSGLDDATLVALGLAVPYGGEREAKNSGQYGLALRWTAESIETEFGFYYQRYHDKLPFVGYTALTDPDNLVVDNFFINYGEDKDLFGLSMNTMVGPVAVAGELSYRPDDSVGVDPTVPFGRAFSGGFNPNSVFDTGVHRGFVEEEKWQANVNAIYSFSANDPLGFIPSSLGASDGFILAEAVVTRYPGLDTSGKTPYFLPDYSLPDKTSWGYVAEIGINYPDLFGSGITVTPQLDFSHDVNGTTPNAMPFVEGRKSLTTSVLFNYRDRWKGNLQWVQYWGGGGNNLMADRDFLAGSLSYSF
- a CDS encoding RND family transporter — protein: MLASLVWALERFFFRQRLATLGVLAVVTLVMGLFALRLEMSAGFDKQLPQQHAFIKTFNQYRDVLFGANRIIVVLHARQGDIWNKEALTRLHDLTQALFFMPGIDRRSVTSLWTPNTRAVQITEEGMKAEDVVGGDVTVGTLDDRAIAGIRERTLVGGFVGSLVANDHSGAMVMAELADPDPQTGKRLNYLAFSQQLEDELRARFADGDYEVQIIGFAKQMGDIGAGASSVVGFFFLAFVLTALAVYWYTRSWVLTFLPLFCSLVSVVWQFGTLTLLGYGLDPLAILVPFLVFAIGVSHGVQQVNFISREVCAGADGMTAARRSFGGLLIPGTLALITAFVGFATLALVPIPMIRELAITASVGVAYKIVTNLIMLPLLASYFRFDAAYVARVERLRRWRDGAMVRLGRIAEPRNAAIGSLLCLGLMVLAVWQSQGRHVGHVLPGAPELRADSRYNQDVESVVSHFALGLDLFTVAVETPEGGCYRHDVMTYVDRLTWYLGNVPGVLSAQSLPALTKLSASGVNEGNPKWAALPLDELSLGEAVRQVPEALRLYNEDCTLLPINLYLADHKASTLKEVVQAVQRYRAEHSLDGVTVRLASGNAGVQAATNEVVETSELPMMLYVYLTIVLLVFLVYRDWRAMVACCLPLTLATFLGYWFMKALDIGLTVATLPVMVLAVGIGVDYAFYIYNRLQMHLAQGQDIVSAFKQGLREVGVATVFTALTLSVGVATWSFSALKFQADMGLLLTFMFMVNMIMAITLLPAIAVMLDTLIPRRGPVRAPLLAH
- a CDS encoding YCF48-related protein, whose product is MSAIESLRPLLVALILAGAGSVQAEAGGASAMPLAAPQFAPLVAVARAGERLAAVGDHGVVVLSEDGDTWRQARAVPVDGLLTAVSFADAGHGWAVGHGGLLLRSEDGGETWARQADLEGQPVLLSVWFENARHGIVTGAYGYAAQTRDGGNSWQRLNLGAEGDDYHLNQVFPGPKGSLFIAGEAGNAYRSKDGGSTWETLDTRASGSLWTGLGLRDGRVLLAGMSGRVLLSDDQGDTWRELDSGAHEAVTALAELPDGRVALVGNGGLVGVSDRGVGRFTATIRDDRLNLAALAPRANGELLLFGPAGVLPRP
- a CDS encoding amine dehydrogenase large subunit, with the protein product MLKPSLRNLLCGLSLAALALPAVATFQPEQAHVETLGDHKGQGWFWIWGSNAPNMVDGRAYLFDDDGRNLGQLNTGIWSNGLVFSRTRDELYAAEIHFSRGVRGTRSDLVTVYDARTLSPKQEIAIPAKRMTALISTGLSVLSDDERFLLVLNFTPAQSISIVDLESRRFVGEVPTPGCASIYPAGPRDFYAICGNGGFFHLGLDDAGQVRVQSRTAPAFDPLKDLILTTGVRHGDTWYFVSQQNHAYGIRMTPDGIETTRQWSLVSDEERADGWGVAGNHGTALHERSGRLFVLMHQDKPENYQKPGTEVWVYDVATQRRLARVELEEQSTAIGVSQGERPRLYSLDWLVPMPSLFTAWIYLTEGEAGLGPLLRQGINLYDADSGEHLRSIGDIPLGFMNLVAPW